One Brassica oleracea var. oleracea cultivar TO1000 chromosome C7, BOL, whole genome shotgun sequence genomic window carries:
- the LOC106306792 gene encoding uncharacterized protein LOC106306792 has product MYLLQLVKKLGFVFLLVTASMFAFSSAGRPSILIYSQDDNHQELVKRRIHEHERILKMNSRDYGQFNPTPKLFRPPSKLIPN; this is encoded by the exons ATGTATTTATTACAATTGGTGAAGAAACTAGGTTTCGTCTTTCTTCTTGTTACAGCTTCAATGTTTGCTTTCTCTTCTGCAG GCCGACCATCCATTCTAATCTATAGCCAAGATGATAATCATCAAGAG TTGGTGAAAAGAAGGATACATGAACATGAGAGAATCCTGAAGATGAATTCAAGAGACTATGGTCAGTTCAATCCTACACCAAAGCTCTTCAGGCCTCCTTCCAAGCTTATTCCCAACTGA
- the LOC106306791 gene encoding BEL1-like homeodomain protein 6 isoform X2: MENYQEARFLPGNAMMNTTVSYSEEAAGRKRTEASNVSASHETQVYSRFGGVSQMQDIQDFGSWRDQASDRSGFQLVNAMAGPTRVHQTGQGLSLSLGSQILPGIHQGMSPRPEHCRGNEYATQSFPVGNPNMDVVRTIPNSKYLKAAQELLDEAVNVKKSLNQFQPEGDKNKENPQEPDQNPQDSNKNPPAEISQSERQELHNKLTKLLSMLDEVDRRYKQYYQQMQIVVSSFDVIAGYGAAKPYTALALQTISRHFRSLRDAISEQIVVTRKCLGEQDGSDGKGVGTISRLKYVDQHLRQQRGFMQPQAWRPQRGLPENSVLILRAWLFEHFLHPYPKDSDKIMLARQTGLSRGQVSNWFINARVRLWKPMVEEIYKEEFTENDSNSSSESTPKMSEVRPVVADDEDRAQELPQDHGHEYGVETCGMVQGGHQMDGGRFITIEPTYHVAEISRFGGGGGVSLTLGLQNSQGHDNVVAMSSEAYNSFPGVDIYGNDIPGAEMEYVNPGSRQNRINSSQMVHDFVA, translated from the exons ATGGAGAATTATCAGGAAGCTCGGTTTCTTCCCGGAAACGCAATGATGAACACTACCGTTTCTTACTCAGAGGAAGCAGCCGGTAGAAAAAGAACAGAAGCTAGCAATGTCTCAGCCTCACATGAAACGCAAGTATATTCAAGATTTGGTGGAGTTTCACAAATGCAGGACATTCAGGATTTCGGTTCTTGGAGAGATCAAGCGAGTGACAGGAGTGGTTTCCAGCTAGTGAACGCTATGGCAGGCCCTACGAGAGTTCATCAGACCGGTCAAGGATTGTCCCTTAGCCTCGGTTCACAGATTCTCCCTGGTATACATCAGGGAATGTCTCCAAGACCGGAGCATTGTAGAGGCAATGAGTATGCAACTCAGAGCTTTCCGGTCGGTAACCCGAACATGGATGTTGTGAGAACAATTCCCAACTCAAAGTATCTCAAGGCAGCTCAAGAGCTTCTAGATGAGGCTGTTAATGTAAAGAAATCTCTGAATCAGTTTCAGCCAGAAGGAGATAAGAACAAAGAGAACCCTCAAGAACCGGATCAAAACCCTCAAGACTCAAACAAGAATCCTCCCGCTGAGATCTCTCAATCAGAGAGACAAGAATTGCATAACAAGTTGACAAAACTCTTGTCAATGTTGGATGAG GTGGATAGAAGATATAAGCAATATTACCAGCAGATGCAGATAGTTGTATCCTCCTTCGACGTGATAGCAGGTTATGGAGCCGCTAAGCCATACACAGCACTCGCTCTTCAAACCATTTCACGCCATTTCCGTAGCCTAAGAGATGCAATATCAGAACAAATCGTCGTGACACGAAAATGCCTCGGGGAACAAGATGGTTCTGATGGGAAAGGAGTTGGGACAATAAGCCGACTTAAGTACGTTGATCAACATTTAAGACAACAAAGAGGTTTCATGCAACCTCAGGCTTGGAGACCTCAACGTGGCCTACCTGAAAACTCTGTTTTGATTCTCCGTGCTTGGCTCTTTGAACATTTTCTTCACCC TTACCCAAAGGATTCTGACAAGATCATGCTAGCAAGACAAACAGGGTTGAGCCGTGGTCAG GTCTCAAACTGGTTTATAAATGCGCGTGTGCGTTTATGGAAGCCAATGGTGGAAGAAATATATAAGGAGGAGTTCACAGAGAATGATTCCAACTCGTCCTCCGAAAGTACACCAAAAATGTCTGAGGTACGTCCTGTTGTTGCTGATGATGAAGATCGAGCTCAAGAGCTTCCACAAGATCATGGACATGAGTATGGTGTGGAAACTTGTGGCATGGTCCAGGGCGGTCATCAAATGGATGGTGGGAGGTTTATAACAATTGAGCCTACATATCATGTGGCTGAGATTTCAAGATTTGGTGGTGGTGGTGGTGTCTCTTTAACTCTAGGACTTCAGAATTCTCAAGGACATGATAATGTTGTTGCTATGTCTAGTGAGGCGTACAACAGCTTTCCAGGGGTTGATATTTACGGAAATGACATACCGGGAGCTGAGATGGAGTATGTAAACCCTGGGAGTCGCCAGAACAGGATAAATTCTTCACAAATGGTACATGATTTTGTAGCTTGA
- the LOC106306791 gene encoding BEL1-like homeodomain protein 6 isoform X1, producing MDKGLWNSTDPRSTLHCYISMENYQEARFLPGNAMMNTTVSYSEEAAGRKRTEASNVSASHETQVYSRFGGVSQMQDIQDFGSWRDQASDRSGFQLVNAMAGPTRVHQTGQGLSLSLGSQILPGIHQGMSPRPEHCRGNEYATQSFPVGNPNMDVVRTIPNSKYLKAAQELLDEAVNVKKSLNQFQPEGDKNKENPQEPDQNPQDSNKNPPAEISQSERQELHNKLTKLLSMLDEVDRRYKQYYQQMQIVVSSFDVIAGYGAAKPYTALALQTISRHFRSLRDAISEQIVVTRKCLGEQDGSDGKGVGTISRLKYVDQHLRQQRGFMQPQAWRPQRGLPENSVLILRAWLFEHFLHPYPKDSDKIMLARQTGLSRGQVSNWFINARVRLWKPMVEEIYKEEFTENDSNSSSESTPKMSEVRPVVADDEDRAQELPQDHGHEYGVETCGMVQGGHQMDGGRFITIEPTYHVAEISRFGGGGGVSLTLGLQNSQGHDNVVAMSSEAYNSFPGVDIYGNDIPGAEMEYVNPGSRQNRINSSQMVHDFVA from the exons ATG GACAAAGGACTATGGAACTCAACTGATCCAAGAAGCACACTGCATTGCTACATTTCGATGGAGAATTATCAGGAAGCTCGGTTTCTTCCCGGAAACGCAATGATGAACACTACCGTTTCTTACTCAGAGGAAGCAGCCGGTAGAAAAAGAACAGAAGCTAGCAATGTCTCAGCCTCACATGAAACGCAAGTATATTCAAGATTTGGTGGAGTTTCACAAATGCAGGACATTCAGGATTTCGGTTCTTGGAGAGATCAAGCGAGTGACAGGAGTGGTTTCCAGCTAGTGAACGCTATGGCAGGCCCTACGAGAGTTCATCAGACCGGTCAAGGATTGTCCCTTAGCCTCGGTTCACAGATTCTCCCTGGTATACATCAGGGAATGTCTCCAAGACCGGAGCATTGTAGAGGCAATGAGTATGCAACTCAGAGCTTTCCGGTCGGTAACCCGAACATGGATGTTGTGAGAACAATTCCCAACTCAAAGTATCTCAAGGCAGCTCAAGAGCTTCTAGATGAGGCTGTTAATGTAAAGAAATCTCTGAATCAGTTTCAGCCAGAAGGAGATAAGAACAAAGAGAACCCTCAAGAACCGGATCAAAACCCTCAAGACTCAAACAAGAATCCTCCCGCTGAGATCTCTCAATCAGAGAGACAAGAATTGCATAACAAGTTGACAAAACTCTTGTCAATGTTGGATGAG GTGGATAGAAGATATAAGCAATATTACCAGCAGATGCAGATAGTTGTATCCTCCTTCGACGTGATAGCAGGTTATGGAGCCGCTAAGCCATACACAGCACTCGCTCTTCAAACCATTTCACGCCATTTCCGTAGCCTAAGAGATGCAATATCAGAACAAATCGTCGTGACACGAAAATGCCTCGGGGAACAAGATGGTTCTGATGGGAAAGGAGTTGGGACAATAAGCCGACTTAAGTACGTTGATCAACATTTAAGACAACAAAGAGGTTTCATGCAACCTCAGGCTTGGAGACCTCAACGTGGCCTACCTGAAAACTCTGTTTTGATTCTCCGTGCTTGGCTCTTTGAACATTTTCTTCACCC TTACCCAAAGGATTCTGACAAGATCATGCTAGCAAGACAAACAGGGTTGAGCCGTGGTCAG GTCTCAAACTGGTTTATAAATGCGCGTGTGCGTTTATGGAAGCCAATGGTGGAAGAAATATATAAGGAGGAGTTCACAGAGAATGATTCCAACTCGTCCTCCGAAAGTACACCAAAAATGTCTGAGGTACGTCCTGTTGTTGCTGATGATGAAGATCGAGCTCAAGAGCTTCCACAAGATCATGGACATGAGTATGGTGTGGAAACTTGTGGCATGGTCCAGGGCGGTCATCAAATGGATGGTGGGAGGTTTATAACAATTGAGCCTACATATCATGTGGCTGAGATTTCAAGATTTGGTGGTGGTGGTGGTGTCTCTTTAACTCTAGGACTTCAGAATTCTCAAGGACATGATAATGTTGTTGCTATGTCTAGTGAGGCGTACAACAGCTTTCCAGGGGTTGATATTTACGGAAATGACATACCGGGAGCTGAGATGGAGTATGTAAACCCTGGGAGTCGCCAGAACAGGATAAATTCTTCACAAATGGTACATGATTTTGTAGCTTGA
- the LOC106301985 gene encoding squalene synthase-like → MGSLGTFLRYPDDIHPLLKMKRAIEKAEKQIPPEPHWAFCYSMLHKVSRSFSLVIQQLGTELRNAVCVFYLVLRALDTVEDDTSIPTDEKLPILIAFHRHIYDTDWHYSCGTKEYKVLMDQFHHVSAAFLELEKGYQEAIEEITKRMGAGMAKFICQEVETVDDYDEYCHYVAGLVGLGLSKLFLASGSEVLTPDWEHISNSMGLFLQKTNIIRDYLEDINEIPKSRMFWPRKIWGKYAGKLEDLKYEKNSSNAVQCLNEMVTDALTHIEDCLKYMAALRDPSIFRFCAIPQIMAIGTLALCYNNVQVFRGVVKLRRGLTAKVIDRTKTMADVYGAFYDFSCMLKTKVDKNDPNASKTLKQLEDVQQLCRDNGVLHKRKSYVNDKGQSNNLYIVMLVILLAIVFAYLRANGGVSDEQ, encoded by the exons ATGGGGAGCTTGGGGACGTTTCTGAGGTACCCTGATGATATACATCCGCTCCTGAAGATGAAACGAGCGATCGAGAAAGCAGAGAAGCAGATCCCTCCTGAGCCACACTGGGCCTTCTGCTACTCAATGCTCCACAAGGTCTCTCGAAGCTTCTCTCTCGTTATTCAGCAGCTAGGCACCGAGCTTCGTAACGCT GTGTGTGTGTTCTACTTGGTTCTTCGAGCTCTTGATACTGTTG AGGATGACACTAGCATACCAACTGATGAGAAGCTGCCTATCTTGATAGCATTCCACCGGCACATTTATGATACTGACTGGCACTACTCAT GTGGTACCAAGGAGTACAAGGTTCTAATGGACCAGTTCCACCATGTTTCCGCAGCTTTTTTGGAACTTGAAAAAGG GTATCAAGAGGCTATTGAGGAAATTACTAAAAGAATGGGTGCAGGAATGGCCAAGTTTATCTGCCAGGAG GTAGAGACTGTTGATGACTATGATGAGTACTGCCACTATGTTGCTGGACTTGTGGGTTTAGGCCTCTCTAAACTCTTCCTCGCTTCCGGATCAGAAGTTTTGACGCCAGACTGGGAGCATATTTCCAATTCAATGGGTTTATTTCTTCAG AAAACAAACATTATCAGAGATTATCTTGAGGACATTAATGAAATACCAAAGTCCCGCATGTTTTGGCCTCGCAAGATTTGGGGTAAATATGCTGGCAAGCTCGAG GACTTGAAATACGAGAAGAACTCAAGCAATGCAGTGCAGTGCTTGAATGAAATGGTCACCGATGCTTTGACGCATATTGAAGATTGCCTCAAATACATGGCTGCCTTGCGTGATCCTTCTATATTTCGGTTCTGTGCTATCCCTCAG ATCATGGCGATTGGAACACTTGCGCTATGCTATAACAATGTTCAAGTGTTTAGAGGCGTTGTGAAATTGAGGCGAG GTCTTACTGCTAAAGTGATTGATCGTACAAAGACAATGGCTGATGTCTATGGTGCCTTCTATGATTTTTCTTGTATGCTGAAAACAAAG GTTGACAAGAACGATCCAAATGCTAGTAAGACACTAAAACAACTAGAAGACGTTCAGCAACTATGCAGAGACAATGGTGTTCTTCATAAGAG AAAGTCTTATGTTAATGACAAAGGACAATCAAACAATCTTTAT ATTGTAATGCTTGTGATTCTACTGGCTATAGTCTTTGCATATCTCAGAGCAAACGGAGGGGTCAGTGATGAGCAGTGA
- the LOC106304831 gene encoding squalene synthase-like, whose product MGSLSTILRHPDEIYPLLKLKLAITKAQKQIPLDPHLTFCYSTLNKVSKTFSLIIQQLGTELRDAVCLFYLILRALDTVEDDTSIPTEIKVPILIAFHRHIYDRDWHFVCGEEKYKVLMEQFHHVSAAFLELEKGYQEIIEDITKRMGAGMAKFISKEVETVDDYDEYCHYAAGLVGLGMSKLLLSSELETVTPNWEQLSNSTGLFLQKTNIIKDYLEDVNEIPKPRMFWPREIWGKYVDKLEDLKDEDKSTKAVQCLNDMITNALIHVEDCLKSMAALRDPAILHSCSIPLIVAIGTLALCYNNIQVFRGSLKLRQGLIAKVFDRTKTMDDVCGAFYDFSCMLETKVDKKDPNAMKTLNRLETIKKVCREYGGDIHQRKSYVNDEIQSNALFKLQTVVVVPLLATVVLAYLKHKK is encoded by the exons ATGGGAAGCTTGAGTACGATTCTAAGACACCCAGATGAAATATATCCACTCTTGAAGTTGAAGCTTGCGATTACGAAAGCTCAGAAACAGATCCCACTTGATCCACACTTGACTTTCTGTTACTCAACTCTCAACAAAGTTTCTAAAACGTTTTCTCTTATTATTCAGCAACTAGGCACCGAGCTACGTGACGCT GTGTGTCTGTTCTACTTGATTCTCCGAGCTCTTGATACTGTTG AGGATGACACAAGCATTCCAACTGAGATCAAGGTTCCAATTCTTATAGCTTTCCACCGCCACATATACGATCGTGACTGGCATTTTGTAT GTGGTGAGGAAAAGTACAAGGTTCTAATGGAGCAATTTCATCATGTGTCTGCAGCATTTCTGGAGCTTGAAAAAGG ATATCAAGAGATTATTGAAGATATAACTAAAAGAATGGGTGCAGGAATGGCCAAATTCATTTCCAAGGAG GTAGAAACGGTTGATGATTATGATGAATACTGTCATTATGCTGCTGGACTTGTGGGTTTGGGTATGTCTAAACTTCTCCTCTCTTCAGAACTAGAAACAGTAACTCCAAACTGGGAGCAGCTTTCCAATTCTACAGGTTTATTTTTGCAG AAAACAAACATCATCAAAGATTACCTTGAGGACGTTAATGAAATACCAAAACCACGCATGTTTTGGCCTCGTGAGATTTGGGGAAAATATGTTGACAAACTCGAG GACTTGAAAGATGAGGACAAATCAACAAAAGCAGTGCAGTGTTTGAATGATATGATCACTAACGCATTGATTCATGTTGAAGATTGTTTGAAATCTATGGCTGCATTGCGTGATCCTGCAATATTACACTCTTGTTCCATCCCTCTG ATTGTGGCGATTGGAACACTTGCATTATGCTATAACAATATACAAGTATTTAGAGGTTCCTTGAAACTGAGGCAAG GCCTAATTGCTAAGGTATTTGATCGCACAAAGACAATGGATGATGTCTGTGGTGCATTCTATGATTTTTCTTGCATGCTAGAAACAAAG GTTGACAAGAAGGATCCAAATGCCATGAAAACATTAAACCGACTCGAGACCATCAAGAAAGTATGCAGAGAATATGGAGGAGACATTCACCAGAG AAAATCTTATGTAAACGATGAAATACAATCAAATGCTCTCTTT AAACTGCAGACTGTAGTGGTTGTGCCTCTACTGGCCACAGTGGTCTTGGCGTATCTAAAACACAAAAAATAA
- the LOC106303558 gene encoding 40S ribosomal protein S3a-2-like, with translation MAVGKNKRISKGRKGGKKKIVDPFSKKDWYDIKAPSIFKQRNVGKTLVSRTQGTKIASEGLKHRVFEVSLADLQGDEDHSYRKIRLRAEDVQGRNVLTQFWGMDFTTDKLRSLVKKWQTLIEAHVDVKTTDSYTLRLFCIAFTKRRANQVKRTCYAQSSQIRQIRRKMSEIMVKEASSCDLKELVAKFIPESIGRDIEKATQNIFPLQNVFIRKVKILKAPKFDLGKLMEVHGDYTAEDVGVKVDRPDETVAEEPTEIIGA, from the exons ATGGCTGTCGG GAAGAACAAGAGGATCTCAAAAGGTCGTAAAGGAGGGAAGAAGAAGAT TGTTGATCCATTCTCCAAGAAGGATTGGTATGACATCAAGGCTCCCTCTATCTTCAAACAGAGAAATGTCGGCAAGACACTTGTTTCTAGAACTCAGGGTACCAAG ATTGCCTCTGAGGGTTTGAAACACAGAGTTTTCGAGGTTTCTCTTGCTGATCTCCAAGGTGATGAGGACCACTCTTACAGGAAGATCCGTCTCAGAGCTGAAGATGTTCAGGGCAGGAATGTCTTGACCCAGTTCTGG GGTATGGATTTCACCACCGACAAGCTGAGGTCGTTGGTGAAGAAGTGGCAGACTTTGATTGAAGCTCATGTCGATGTGAAGACCACTGACAGCTACACCTTGAGGTTGTTCTGCATTGCTTTCACCAAGAGGCGTGCTAACCAGGTCAAGCGTACTTGCTATGCTCAGTCCAGCCAAATCCGCCAG ATCCGCAGGAAGATGAGTGAAATCATGGTGAAGGAGGCTTCATCCTGTGACCTTAAGGAGCTTGTGGCCAAGTTCATCCCTGAGTCCATTGGAAGAGATATTGAGAAGGCGACTCAGAACATCTTCCCGTTGCAGAATGTGTTCATCCGTAAAGTCAAGATCCTCAAGGCTCCCAAGTTTGACCTCGGCAAGCTCATGGAG GTTCATGGTGACTACACAGCAGAGGATGTTGGTGTGAAAGTAGACAGGCCAGATGAAACAGTGGCTGAGGAACCAACCGAAATCATCGGAGCTTAG
- the LOC106303991 gene encoding GATA transcription factor 3-like has translation MELWTEARALKASLRGEAIKHQVTVSSEELSRTSSAEDFSVECFLDFSEEGQEEKLVSVTSSQEEQEQDCCIYSSQPCIFDQLPSLPDEYVEELEWVSRVVDDCSSPEVSLLLTQTHKIKPNFSSSIPVKPRTKRSRNSLTGDRVWPLVSKNQHANGEHGRKEKKEIAVGFQRRCSHCGTNNTPQWRTGPVGPKTLCNACGVRFKSGRLCPEYRPADSPTFSSEIHSNLHRKVLELRKSKVLVEETGEATPKSDQVKFASNAVDRT, from the exons ATGGAGCTGTGGACAGAAGCTAGAGCCCTAAAGGCAAGTCTGAGAGGTGAAGCTATAAAGCATCAGGTGACTGTGTCATCTGAGGAATTAAGCCGAACTTCTTCTGCTGAAGATTTCTCCGTTGAATGTTTTCTAGATTTCTCAGAAGAAGGTCAAGAAGAAAAACTTGTCTCAGTTACTTCTTCACAAGAAGAACAAGAACAAGATTGTTGTATCTATAGTTCACAACCTTGCATCTTTGATCAACTTCCTTCTTTGCCG GATGAATATGTGGAAGAGCTTGAATGGGTATCTCGTGTTGTGGATGATTGTTCATCACCAGAAGTCTCACTTCTCCTCACACAAACCCACAAAATCAAACCAAACTTCTCATCTTCAATTCCAGTTAAACCAAGAACCAAACGGTCTCGGAACAGCTTAACCGGTGACCGGGTTTGGCCACTCGTTTCAAAAAATCAACATGCAAATGGAGAGCATGGGAGGAAGGAGAAAAAAGAAATAGCCGTTGGGTTTCAAAGAAGATGCAGCCATTGTGGCACAAACAACACACCTCAGTGGAGAACCGGTCCGGTCGGTCCAAAAACGTTATGTAATGCATGTGGAGTCAGGTTTAAGTCCGGTCGACTCTGTCCGGAATACAGACCAGCGGATAGTCCGACGTTCTCTAGTGAGATCCACTCAAATCTTCATAGAAAGGTTCTGGAGTTGAGAAAGAGTAAAGTGTTGGTTGAAGAGACAGGTGAAGCTACTCCTAAATCAGACCAAGTCAAATTTGCCAGTAACGCGGTAGATAGGACTTAG